From a single Hypomesus transpacificus isolate Combined female chromosome 14, fHypTra1, whole genome shotgun sequence genomic region:
- the b4galnt3b gene encoding beta-1,4-N-acetylgalactosaminyltransferase 3 isoform X3: MEVAWQLNQEGLKFAVISSKHISLYTDESALKMSDVAHVPQTAASHTGSPSSQPSNSDADMLREDPRDTFYQIPLIDHRYLQSMLPDCSYNPSYTIKGFPLLRYQGLQFVHMSYIYPNDHTRLTQMEAENTCFYHESPLYLERFGFSRYMTLDRPEGLDRVRGNFGLNQKELVPYEEEEEEEPAEEAQLRARLRQDRDNAVLPDYGDDYDDYTLKRKRKLFSVLPRRPVDGPSLRGKLDTVLHTGKRRRKRGEEQKRVQERRPEKKKLVKELVLKEGDQLKPAERQSETMLLEQAEKPTEGERLVRAERPAEGDQLEPVKRPEGKTAERNGLKPEEKVVDGPAERPVQRDKLKPSERAAEKPEPGDELKAAERPAATDRAPKREGLQRPTDKTAERVQRPLVELEQSEGGGAELIQHVKHLQPAPAARDASNSPSPSSRTMQAKVTHTRLRQPVATPRSIHPRPETPEAPMGRPEPRIITARKRGRERQLDSPPQLVLDAVHRGLAPPPAVSTGERGGSQVRREKGAIGERDGGGERDIRVEDQLWGLDGEEEAGEDDMAYDLTPAPVFDPEVNWDQTFQVTPLDLQMLRSDWIDLRCNVSGNLLMRSSDALPIVKTFIDKLNKRHHNRFSLVRVVNVERRVDGAQGSRYLLELELKDLTGQHLRLSHYIYALIRRPRSRGKQYPRHVPETVLCNPVGFRWNPTAMVHFIVPVKNQARWVQQLIVDMEDLYRDTQDPNFNLIITDYNSTDMDVEKALLTSTLPRYQYVKLSGNFERSAGLQAGIDLITDEHTIVFLCDLHIHFPPSIIDAVRKHCVEGHMGFAPIVMRLDCGATPSEPRGYWEVNGFGLLGLYKSDLDAAGGMNTKDFKDRWGGEDWELLDRLLQSGLEVERIYLRNFMHHYHSKRGMWNRRTQHNNT; encoded by the exons ATGAGTCTGCCCTGAAGATGAGCGATGTCGCTCACGTGCCACAAACCGCCGCCAGCCACACCGGCTCCCCCAGCAGCCAGCCTAGCAACAGTGACGCCGACATGCTAAGGGAAGATCCCCGAGACACCTTCTACCAGA TCCCTCTGATTGACCACAGGTATCTCCAGAGTATGTTGCCAGACTGCTCCTACAATCCCAGCTACACCATCAAAGGCTTCCCTCTGCTCCGCTACCAGGGCCTACAGTTT GTCCACATGTCCTACATCTACCCGAACGACCACACACGCCTGACacagatggaggcagagaacACGTGCTTCTACCACGAGAGTCCCCTCTACCTCGAGAG GTTTGGTTTCTCCAGGTATATGACACTTGACAGGCCAGAGGGGCTGGACAGAGTCAGAGGAA ACTTTGGGTTAAACCAGAAAGAGCTGGTTCcatatgaggaggaggaggaggaagagccggCGGAGGAAGCCCAGCTCAGAGCCAGGCTCCGCCAGGATAGAGACAACGCCGTCCTGCCTGACTACGGTGATGACTACGACGATTACACTTTGAAACGCAAGCGCAAACTCTTCTCGGTGCTCCCGCGCAGACCTGTAGACGGCCCCTCATTGAGGGGCAAATTAGATACAGTGCTGCACACTGgtaaaaggaggaggaagagaggggaggagcagaaacGAGTACAAGAGCGTAGACCAGAGAAAAAGAAGCTAGTGAAAGAGCTGGTACTGAAGGAGGGAGACCAGCTAAAACCTGCAGAAAGACAATCAGAGACAATGCTCCTTGAACAAGCAGAGAAaccaacagagggagagaggcttgtACGTGCAGAAAGACCAGCTGAAGGAGACCAGCTCGAACCTGTGAAGAGACCAGAAGGAAAAACGGCAGAGAGAAACGGGCTTAAACCAGAAGAGAAAGTTGTAGACGGACCAGCAGAAAGACCGGTGCAGAGAGACAAACTCAAACCATCCGAGAGAGCAGCAGAAAAACCAGAACCGGGAGACGAGCTCAAAGCAGCTGAGAGACCAGCAGCAACAGACAGAGCACCAAAGAGAGAGGGTCTCCAGAGGCCAACAGACAAAACAGCGGAAAGGGtgcagcgccccctggtggagctAGAGCAGAGTGAAGGAGGCGGGGCTGAGCTGATCCAGCATGTCAAACATCTGCAGCCTGCGCCTGCAGCCAGGGATGCCTCcaactctccctccccttcttccaGAACGATGCAGGCAAAGGTTACCCATACCAGGCTGCGACAGCCTGTGGCCACCCCACGGTCCATCCATCCCCGGCCTGAGACCCCCGAAGCCCCCATGGGGAGGCCGGAGCCCAGGATCATTACAGCCAGgaagagggggcgagagagacaaCTGGACTCACCGCCACAACTAGTTCTGGACGCAGTCCACAGgggcctggccccgccccctgctgtgagcacaggggagaggggggggtctcaggtgaggagggagaagggggcgattggagagagagatggaggaggggaaagagacatACGAGTGGAAGACCAACTATGGGGcctggatggagaggaggaggcaggagaggacgACATGGCCTACGACCTCACTCCGGCGCCTGTCTTCGACCCTGAGGTGAACTGGGATCAGACCTTCCAGGTGACCCCCCTGGACCTGCAGATGCTGCGTTCTGATTGGATCGACCTGCGCTGTAACGTGTCAGGCAACCTGTTGATGCGTTCCAGCGATGCCCTCCCCATCGTCAAGACCTTCATCGACAAACTCAACAAGAGGCACCACAA CCGTTTCTCCCTCGTCAGGGTGGTGAATGTGGAGAGGCGTGTAGACGGAGCCCAGGGCAGCAGGTACCTCCTCGAGCTGGAACTCAAGGATCTGACTGGACAACACTTGCGCCTGTCACACTACATCTATGCCCTGATTCGCCGACCACGCTCCAGGGGAAAACAGTACCCTCGACACGTCCCTGAAACGGTGCTATGCAACCCTGTGGGGTTTCGTTGGAATCCTACTGCCATGGTCCACTTCATAGTACCAG TTAAGAATCAGGCTCGCTGGGTGCAGCAGTTGATAGTGGACATGGAGGACCTGTACCGTGACACACAAGATCCCAACTTCAACCTCATCATCACTGACTACAACAGCACTGACATGGATGTGGAGAAAGCCCTGCTCACCTCCACTCTCCCcag GTACCAGTACGTGAAGCTAAGTGGGAACTTTGAGCGCTCCGCTGGTCTACAGGCAGGCATCGACCTCATTACT GACGAGCACACCATAGTGTTCCTGTGTGACCTCCACATCCacttccccccctccatcatcGACGCCGTGAGGAAACACTGTGTGGAGGGCCACATGGGCTTCGCTCCGATCGTCATGAGGCTGGACTGTGGAGCCACGCCCTCAGAGCCCCGAG GCTACTGGGAGGTGAATGGTTTTGGCTTGTTGGGGCTTTATAAGTCTGATCTGGATGCTGCAGGAGGCATGAACACCAAGGACTTCAAAGAccgctggggaggagaggactgggAACTTCTggacag GCTTCTGCAGTCAGgtctggaggtggagaggatttACCTCAGGAACTTCATGCATCACTATCACTCAAAGCGTGGCATGTGGAATCGacgcacacaacacaacaacacgtAG